In one Hymenobacter sp. DG25B genomic region, the following are encoded:
- a CDS encoding chemotaxis protein CheB, which produces MEDPAYIIVIGASAGGMPALTRVVSNLPGTLPAAVLVVQHFDPDSSGQHLVERLSKHTQLRCVLPTHGQALEAGTLYLAPPDRHLLVRDGKLLVTKGPRENNYRPAADALFRSAAAHYGAATIGVILTGMLHDGTAGLEQIKRAGGQAVVQDPQEAEFSSMPESALSNVAIDYVVPLSEMGHLLTRLVQMPGTGTTVIPQDIKMEAAIAERIVGDTEAIALLGTPVPLTCPDCGGSLWKVNQSKVLRFRCHTGHAYAAEALLESSQQGLEETLWVAMRMMEERKNLLISMAGRGQGNLSLRQEERIQEMKLHINRLREFLLSGQELNPATEQAS; this is translated from the coding sequence GTGGAAGACCCAGCTTATATTATTGTCATTGGTGCTTCAGCGGGTGGTATGCCGGCGCTTACGCGCGTAGTCAGCAACCTGCCCGGCACGCTACCAGCCGCCGTGTTGGTGGTGCAGCACTTTGACCCCGATTCTTCCGGCCAGCACCTCGTAGAGCGACTATCTAAACACACCCAGTTGCGCTGTGTGCTGCCCACGCACGGCCAGGCGCTGGAAGCCGGCACGCTGTACCTGGCCCCACCCGACCGGCACCTGCTGGTGCGGGACGGGAAGCTGCTGGTCACCAAAGGCCCCCGGGAAAACAATTACCGGCCCGCCGCCGATGCCCTCTTCCGCTCGGCCGCAGCCCATTACGGGGCGGCCACTATTGGCGTTATCCTTACCGGCATGCTGCACGATGGCACCGCCGGCCTGGAACAGATTAAGCGCGCCGGCGGGCAGGCCGTGGTGCAGGACCCTCAGGAGGCCGAGTTTTCCAGTATGCCGGAAAGTGCCCTCAGCAACGTAGCCATTGATTACGTGGTGCCCCTCTCCGAAATGGGGCATTTACTGACGCGCCTGGTACAGATGCCCGGTACCGGGACCACCGTTATTCCTCAGGACATTAAAATGGAGGCCGCTATTGCGGAGCGTATTGTGGGAGATACGGAAGCAATTGCCCTTTTAGGCACCCCTGTGCCCCTTACCTGCCCGGACTGCGGCGGCTCGTTATGGAAGGTGAACCAAAGCAAGGTACTGCGCTTCCGGTGCCATACGGGCCACGCCTATGCTGCGGAAGCCCTGCTGGAAAGCAGCCAGCAAGGCCTGGAAGAAACCCTATGGGTGGCCATGCGCATGATGGAGGAGCGCAAAAACCTACTCATCAGCATGGCGGGCCGGGGCCAGGGCAACCTGAGCCTGCGCCAGGAAGAACGTATTCAGGAAATGAAGCTGCATATCAACCGGCTGCGGGAGTTCCTGCTCTCCGGCCAGGAGCTTAACCCCGCCACTGAGCAGGCCAGCTGA
- the uvrB gene encoding excinuclease ABC subunit UvrB, with translation MKYQLTSEFEPTGDQPQAIAQLVQGINSGEHVQVLLGATGTGKTFTMANVIAETGKPALVLCHNKTLAAQLYGEFKTFFPNNAVEYYISYYDYYQPEAYIASTDVFIEKDLAINQEIEKLRLHCTSSLLSGRRDIIVIASVSCIYGIGNPEEFAKNVIYLAPGLRYSRNNLLYQFVQILYSRTEAEFTRGSFRVKGDTVDVFPAYADYAYRIYFYGDEIESIQKIDPQSGKKLSDEKDVTLYPANLFVTGKDTLNQAIKEIQFDMMQQHAYFEKEGRDSEAKRIMERTEFDLEMIRELGYCSGIENYSRYFDGREPGSRPFCLLDYFPKDFLLVVDESHVTMPQIRAMWGGDRSRKAALIEYGFRLPSAFDNRPLTFNEFESMFRQAVYVSATPADYELTQANGVVVEQIIRPTGLLDPVIDVRPSVNQIDDLLDEVDNRVKMGDRVLVTTLTKRMAEELQKYMERLGIKSSYVHSDVKSLDRVEILRQLRLGEIDVLIGVNLLREGLDLPEVSLVAILDADKEGFLRDQRSLIQTMGRAARNDRGKVIMYADRITGSMQRAMDETNRRRATQMAYNEKHGITPQTVKKSREAIMGQTSLSDYRVIEPKAYVGPSEETAMSLAAEPVVAMMTKVDLEKLIKQTEKQMEAAAKELDFLQAAKYRDELAALKQMLKMKRD, from the coding sequence ATGAAGTACCAGCTTACCTCGGAGTTTGAACCCACCGGCGACCAGCCCCAGGCCATTGCCCAACTGGTGCAGGGCATTAATAGTGGCGAGCATGTACAGGTGTTGCTGGGGGCCACGGGCACCGGCAAAACGTTTACCATGGCCAACGTTATTGCCGAAACCGGCAAGCCGGCCCTGGTGCTCTGCCACAACAAAACCCTGGCCGCCCAGCTCTACGGCGAGTTTAAAACGTTTTTTCCCAACAATGCCGTCGAGTACTACATCAGCTACTACGACTACTACCAGCCCGAGGCCTACATTGCCAGCACCGATGTCTTCATCGAGAAAGACCTGGCCATTAACCAGGAAATTGAAAAGCTGCGGCTGCACTGCACGTCTTCTCTGCTGAGCGGGCGGCGCGACATCATCGTTATTGCCTCCGTTTCCTGCATCTATGGCATCGGCAACCCCGAGGAATTCGCTAAAAACGTCATCTACCTGGCACCTGGCCTGCGCTACTCGCGCAATAACCTGCTCTACCAGTTTGTGCAGATTCTGTACTCCCGTACCGAGGCCGAATTCACGCGCGGCTCCTTCCGCGTGAAGGGCGACACGGTGGACGTATTCCCGGCCTACGCCGACTATGCCTACCGCATTTATTTCTACGGGGATGAAATCGAAAGCATTCAGAAGATAGATCCGCAGAGCGGCAAGAAGCTTTCCGATGAGAAAGACGTGACGCTGTACCCGGCCAACCTGTTCGTAACCGGCAAAGACACGCTGAATCAGGCCATCAAGGAAATTCAGTTTGACATGATGCAGCAGCACGCTTACTTCGAGAAGGAGGGGCGTGATTCTGAAGCCAAGCGCATTATGGAGCGCACCGAGTTCGACCTGGAAATGATTCGGGAGCTGGGTTACTGCTCCGGCATTGAGAACTACTCGCGCTATTTTGATGGCCGGGAGCCCGGCTCACGGCCCTTCTGCCTGCTGGATTACTTCCCCAAAGATTTCCTGCTGGTGGTAGACGAAAGCCACGTCACCATGCCCCAGATCCGGGCCATGTGGGGCGGCGACCGGAGCCGGAAAGCAGCCCTGATTGAGTATGGCTTCCGGCTGCCTTCTGCCTTTGATAACCGTCCGCTCACTTTCAATGAGTTTGAGAGCATGTTCCGGCAGGCGGTGTACGTTTCGGCCACCCCTGCCGACTATGAGCTGACCCAGGCCAATGGCGTAGTAGTAGAGCAGATTATCCGGCCCACCGGCCTGCTGGACCCCGTTATTGACGTGCGCCCATCCGTTAATCAGATTGATGACCTGCTGGATGAGGTAGACAACCGTGTGAAAATGGGCGACCGGGTGCTGGTAACCACGCTCACCAAGCGCATGGCCGAGGAGCTGCAAAAATACATGGAGCGCCTGGGCATCAAGTCCAGCTACGTGCACTCCGATGTGAAGAGCCTGGACCGGGTAGAAATCCTGCGCCAGCTTCGCCTGGGAGAAATTGATGTACTCATCGGGGTAAACCTGCTGCGCGAAGGCCTTGACCTGCCCGAAGTAAGTTTGGTAGCCATTCTGGATGCTGATAAGGAAGGCTTCCTGCGCGACCAGCGCAGCCTCATCCAGACTATGGGCCGCGCCGCCCGTAACGACCGGGGCAAGGTAATTATGTACGCCGACCGGATTACGGGCTCTATGCAGCGGGCCATGGATGAAACCAACCGCCGCCGCGCCACCCAAATGGCCTACAACGAGAAGCACGGCATTACCCCGCAAACCGTGAAAAAGTCCAGGGAGGCTATTATGGGCCAAACGTCGTTGTCGGACTACCGCGTTATCGAGCCCAAAGCCTATGTAGGGCCCAGCGAGGAAACGGCCATGTCCCTGGCTGCCGAGCCCGTGGTGGCTATGATGACGAAAGTGGACTTGGAAAAGCTCATCAAGCAAACCGAAAAGCAGATGGAAGCCGCCGCCAAAGAGCTGGACTTCCTGCAGGCCGCCAAATACCGCGACGAGCTAGCGGCGCTGAAGCAAATGCTGAAGATGAAGCGGGATTAA
- a CDS encoding DUF421 domain-containing protein — translation MEELNELLGLHVHSDDITALQMSMRAVVIFFVALALLRLAGTRAFSSGSAFDMVLKIILGAVLSRAIVAASPFWPTIAAATAFVVLHRLLAIAAYYSDFVGLLIKGKAQVLVEDGELHQQNLRRTNISRNDLAEGLRDSGGVEVVAQAKKVVLERNGRISVIKRKHSPDKTGSAPES, via the coding sequence ATGGAAGAGCTAAATGAGCTTTTAGGCTTACACGTGCATTCGGATGATATCACGGCGCTGCAAATGTCGATGCGGGCGGTGGTTATCTTTTTTGTAGCCCTGGCCCTGCTCCGGCTGGCGGGCACGCGCGCTTTCAGCAGCGGTAGCGCTTTTGATATGGTCCTGAAGATAATCCTGGGGGCCGTGCTCAGCCGGGCCATTGTAGCGGCCTCGCCCTTCTGGCCCACCATTGCAGCGGCCACCGCATTTGTGGTGCTGCACCGGCTGCTGGCCATTGCCGCCTACTACTCCGACTTTGTTGGCCTGCTCATCAAAGGCAAAGCGCAGGTACTGGTGGAAGACGGGGAGCTACATCAGCAAAACCTGCGGCGCACCAATATTTCCCGCAACGACCTGGCCGAAGGTCTGCGCGACAGTGGTGGCGTGGAGGTAGTGGCACAGGCCAAAAAGGTGGTGCTGGAGCGCAACGGCCGCATCAGCGTAATTAAGCGCAAGCACAGCCCGGACAAGACCGGCTCGGCGCCGGAGTCATAG